In Streptomyces capitiformicae, one genomic interval encodes:
- a CDS encoding type I polyketide synthase, with product MSDTHPPGDDSAAVAIISMAGRYPGTADTDDFWDHLLAGDELITRFPEAGDGRAVPAYGIVPDAEWFDSAYFGYSPAEALLIDPQQRIFLECCAEALERAGCVPATYRDPIGVYAGSGASSYVDQLRADPSVNGVVPDWHLQLATGADFLTTRVSYKLGLTGPAITVQTACSTSLVAVHVAVQALLTGECGLALAGGVSIRTPHPVVVPPEGSIFSPDGHCRPFDAAAQGTVGADGAGVVVLKRLSDARADGDHIHAVIRGSAVNNDGLDKVGFTAPSVTGQTTAIRTAYAVAGIDMGTVGYVETHGTGTPMGDPIEISALTKAFRADTDRVGYCRIGSVKSNIGHTDTASGVIGLIKAALAVEHGRIPASLHFVTPGKEIDLDSSPFVVNAELTPWHDKDGPRRAGVNSLGIGGTNAHVVLEQAPPPAPPRQRDADTGPQLLPLSAPTREGLAESAVRLADHLTKHPQTPLADVARTLQTGRREHPHRLHVVGADHTATAGLLLTAAGRARRRSDTTRLTFLFPGQGGQHPGMGRELYAWSPAFRERVDLCVDLLGPDLGAAVRAALLADPDRPEEFTAARESLVPMQVAQPVLFTLQHALAGLWQSLGIAPTSVLGHSLGAYAAACTAGVLSVADALTLVVERGRLLGALPAGAMLAVSLSPAELDPLLTDGLSLAAVNGAAQCVVSGPVEAIASFQEALTERDIDSRRLHISSAAHSHLVDAVLDEFADILRTVELREPVIPWISDTHGRAVTADEVQDPRYWAAHLRHTVRFDDALSTALDGGSGVLLEVGPGHTLSTLARRHRALSDGHGVLSSLPHAVEGTSARAAVLDAAGGLWSHGLPLTWDLLHQADRRGAALPTYPFQRRRYAPTPAEQPTRTPAAGAPQPQPTHSAAGTAHQDVAPVTEATTPTHDGDLAERLAKAFCEVLGLPEIDADDNFFEAGGDSLIAVRLASLIDREFGVKVTVRTILLAPSVAQLLAHLTPEEREE from the coding sequence ATGAGCGACACGCACCCTCCCGGCGACGACAGCGCCGCGGTCGCCATCATCAGCATGGCGGGGCGCTATCCCGGCACGGCGGACACGGACGACTTCTGGGATCACCTCCTGGCCGGCGACGAGCTGATCACCCGCTTCCCCGAAGCCGGGGACGGCCGGGCCGTGCCCGCCTACGGCATCGTCCCCGACGCCGAGTGGTTCGACAGCGCGTACTTCGGCTACTCCCCGGCGGAGGCACTGCTGATCGACCCGCAGCAGCGCATCTTCCTCGAATGCTGCGCCGAGGCCCTGGAACGGGCCGGCTGCGTCCCGGCCACCTATCGCGACCCGATCGGGGTGTACGCGGGCTCGGGCGCGTCCTCGTACGTGGACCAGCTACGGGCGGACCCCTCGGTGAACGGCGTGGTGCCCGACTGGCATCTCCAACTCGCCACGGGAGCGGACTTCCTGACCACCCGGGTCTCCTACAAGCTCGGACTGACCGGCCCCGCCATCACCGTTCAGACCGCCTGCTCCACCTCCCTCGTCGCCGTGCACGTCGCCGTGCAGGCGTTGCTCACCGGTGAGTGCGGCCTCGCGCTGGCCGGCGGCGTCAGCATCCGCACACCCCACCCGGTGGTCGTCCCGCCCGAGGGAAGCATCTTCTCCCCGGACGGCCACTGCCGCCCCTTCGACGCGGCGGCCCAGGGCACCGTGGGCGCGGACGGCGCGGGCGTCGTCGTACTCAAACGGCTCTCCGACGCGCGCGCCGACGGCGATCACATCCACGCGGTCATCCGCGGCTCGGCCGTCAACAACGACGGCCTCGACAAGGTCGGTTTCACCGCCCCCAGCGTGACCGGCCAGACCACCGCCATCCGTACGGCCTACGCGGTCGCGGGCATCGACATGGGCACGGTGGGCTACGTGGAGACCCACGGCACCGGTACTCCCATGGGCGATCCGATCGAGATCAGTGCCCTCACCAAGGCGTTCCGGGCCGACACCGACCGCGTCGGGTACTGCCGGATCGGGTCCGTGAAGTCCAACATCGGGCACACCGACACGGCCTCCGGCGTCATCGGCCTGATCAAGGCGGCGCTCGCCGTGGAGCACGGCCGGATCCCGGCCAGCCTGCACTTCGTGACGCCCGGCAAGGAGATCGACCTCGACTCCAGCCCTTTCGTGGTGAACGCCGAGCTGACCCCGTGGCACGACAAGGACGGCCCACGACGGGCGGGCGTCAACTCGCTCGGCATCGGCGGGACCAACGCCCACGTCGTCCTGGAGCAGGCCCCGCCGCCCGCGCCGCCCCGGCAGCGGGACGCCGACACGGGCCCGCAGCTGCTGCCCCTGTCCGCGCCGACCCGTGAAGGGCTGGCCGAGTCCGCCGTACGGCTGGCCGACCATCTGACGAAGCACCCGCAGACCCCGCTCGCCGACGTGGCCCGGACCCTGCAGACCGGCAGGCGCGAACACCCCCACCGGCTGCACGTGGTCGGCGCGGACCACACGGCCACCGCCGGGCTGCTGCTCACGGCGGCCGGGCGGGCCCGGCGCCGCTCCGACACCACGCGGCTCACCTTCCTCTTCCCCGGGCAGGGCGGCCAGCACCCGGGCATGGGAAGGGAGTTGTACGCGTGGTCCCCGGCCTTCCGGGAACGTGTCGACCTCTGCGTCGACCTCCTCGGCCCGGACCTCGGAGCGGCCGTACGCGCCGCGCTGCTCGCAGACCCGGACCGGCCCGAGGAGTTCACGGCCGCACGCGAGAGCCTGGTCCCGATGCAGGTGGCCCAACCGGTGCTGTTCACCCTGCAACACGCGCTGGCCGGGCTGTGGCAGTCGCTCGGAATCGCTCCGACGAGCGTGCTCGGCCACAGCCTCGGGGCCTACGCCGCCGCGTGCACCGCAGGGGTCCTCTCGGTGGCGGACGCGCTGACCCTGGTCGTCGAGCGCGGCCGGCTGCTCGGCGCCCTGCCCGCCGGAGCCATGCTGGCGGTCTCCCTCTCCCCCGCCGAACTCGACCCCCTGCTGACCGACGGACTGTCGCTCGCGGCAGTCAACGGCGCCGCGCAGTGCGTGGTGTCCGGCCCCGTCGAGGCGATCGCGAGTTTCCAGGAGGCCCTCACCGAACGGGACATCGACTCCCGGCGGCTGCACATCTCCAGCGCGGCCCACTCCCACCTGGTCGACGCCGTCCTGGACGAGTTCGCCGACATCCTGCGGACCGTGGAACTGCGGGAACCCGTCATCCCCTGGATCTCGGACACTCATGGGCGGGCGGTGACCGCGGACGAGGTACAGGATCCCCGGTACTGGGCCGCACATCTGCGGCACACCGTCCGGTTCGACGACGCACTGTCCACGGCGCTCGACGGCGGCAGCGGCGTCCTGCTCGAAGTGGGACCGGGACACACCCTGTCCACCTTGGCCCGTCGTCACCGGGCCCTGTCGGACGGCCACGGCGTGCTGTCCAGCCTGCCACACGCGGTCGAGGGGACCTCCGCGCGCGCGGCGGTGCTGGACGCCGCCGGCGGCCTCTGGTCCCACGGCCTGCCCCTCACCTGGGACCTGCTGCACCAGGCCGACCGGCGCGGCGCGGCGCTGCCGACCTACCCCTTCCAACGACGGCGCTACGCCCCCACCCCGGCCGAGCAGCCCACGCGGACCCCCGCGGCCGGGGCACCGCAGCCACAGCCGACCCACTCGGCGGCCGGGACGGCCCACCAAGACGTGGCCCCGGTGACCGAGGCGACGACGCCCACCCACGACGGCGACCTGGCCGAACGGCTGGCGAAGGCGTTCTGCGAGGTCCTCGGGCTGCCCGAGATCGACGCCGACGACAACTTCTTCGAGGCCGGTGGCGACTCGCTGATCGCGGTCAGGCTGGCGTCGCTGATCGACCGGGAGTTCGGCGTGAAGGTCACCGTGCGCACGATCCTCCTCGCGCCGAGCGTCGCCCAGCTGCTGGCGCACCTCACCCCCGAAGAGCGAGAAGAGTGA
- a CDS encoding MbtH family protein: protein MPFESCEDFVVVRNHEDQYSIWPAELSLPRGWTAEQVRGPRADCLEYIDRVWTDMRPRGLRQATDRSAD from the coding sequence ATGCCGTTCGAGAGCTGCGAGGACTTCGTCGTCGTACGCAACCACGAGGACCAGTACTCGATCTGGCCCGCAGAGCTCTCCCTGCCGCGGGGCTGGACCGCGGAGCAGGTGCGCGGCCCCCGGGCCGACTGCCTGGAGTACATCGACCGCGTCTGGACCGACATGCGCCCCCGGGGCCTGAGGCAGGCGACCGACCGGTCCGCGGACTGA
- a CDS encoding condensation domain-containing protein: protein MLCGKCTTRGGIVPETRAGVRRGSRHSIPIFDRSSPAKLSFAQQQLWFLDRLYPGSSAYNFDVTLRLRGELWKDELHRAVQCIAARHEGLRTVFFTLPDGTPRQRMYEDMEIPLDFVDLTSLPAEIRHSTAHSMLTEWARIPFDLEQGPLLRLRLVRVDPLEHLLCLSFHHAVCDGWSVEVLYRELEHHYSPTGATAPLPEPAVQYADYAEWQRRRLSGAYLERQLAWWRGHLDGVPTSLDLPEREGTVNPAAAHGAQVVSALPSATVDAVAELARATSATPFTVLLSAYALLLARHTGMRSLLIGTQVAGRSRPELHDLIGLFVNTLPIRVDLDQARTFTELIAHVRESAWDTFTHDQVPLETIVEAVRPRRVVGRTPLVQAVFAAPATPLAPPALPGLTAEPLTLAPTTSKFDLGMAVAPGADGGEHTLSLTYNTQLLDDESAQQLVGRYRELLAAVLKAPDADLATALPDRPARPGTTARPAPAEAAPAREEAPAEARAPFRSDLERLLTDLWREVLHNEHITVHDNFFDVGGQSLALARIHARLERRLDRELPMVAFYEHPTIAALAAHLSGDSDQASTGPAPDTASDLRTARLRAERARSLQRRRAAT, encoded by the coding sequence ATGCTTTGCGGAAAATGCACGACAAGGGGAGGCATCGTGCCGGAAACGCGTGCGGGTGTTCGGCGAGGCAGTCGCCACTCCATTCCCATCTTCGACCGCTCTTCACCTGCTAAGTTATCCTTTGCTCAACAGCAGCTCTGGTTCCTCGACCGGCTCTATCCGGGCAGCTCTGCCTATAATTTCGACGTGACACTCCGTCTGCGCGGAGAGCTTTGGAAGGACGAGCTGCACCGCGCCGTACAGTGCATCGCGGCACGTCACGAAGGACTCCGCACGGTGTTCTTCACTCTTCCCGACGGAACCCCTCGGCAGCGCATGTACGAGGACATGGAAATTCCGCTGGATTTCGTCGACCTGACGTCGCTTCCCGCCGAAATCCGTCATTCCACGGCACATTCCATGTTGACCGAGTGGGCGAGAATTCCGTTCGATCTGGAGCAGGGCCCGCTGCTTCGCCTCCGGCTGGTGCGCGTCGACCCTCTGGAACACCTGCTGTGTCTCTCGTTCCACCACGCCGTCTGCGACGGCTGGTCGGTCGAGGTGCTCTACCGGGAGCTGGAGCACCACTACTCGCCGACGGGGGCGACCGCCCCGCTGCCCGAGCCCGCCGTACAGTACGCCGACTACGCCGAGTGGCAGCGCCGCCGGCTCTCCGGCGCGTATCTGGAGCGTCAACTCGCCTGGTGGCGCGGCCACCTCGACGGCGTGCCCACTTCGCTCGACCTGCCGGAACGCGAAGGCACCGTGAACCCTGCGGCCGCACACGGCGCCCAGGTGGTGTCCGCACTGCCGTCGGCCACCGTGGACGCGGTCGCGGAGCTCGCCCGAGCCACCTCGGCCACCCCGTTCACCGTGCTGCTCTCGGCGTACGCGCTGCTGCTCGCCCGTCACACCGGGATGCGAAGTCTGCTGATCGGGACCCAGGTCGCCGGGCGTTCGCGGCCCGAACTGCACGACCTCATCGGCCTCTTCGTCAACACCCTGCCCATCAGGGTGGATCTCGATCAGGCCCGTACGTTCACCGAACTGATCGCCCACGTCCGGGAGTCCGCGTGGGACACCTTCACCCATGACCAGGTGCCCCTCGAAACGATCGTCGAAGCGGTCCGGCCGCGCCGAGTGGTGGGCCGCACGCCGCTGGTCCAGGCGGTGTTCGCCGCCCCGGCGACGCCCCTGGCACCGCCCGCGCTCCCCGGGCTGACGGCGGAGCCCCTCACCCTGGCGCCGACGACATCCAAGTTCGATCTGGGCATGGCGGTCGCGCCGGGGGCCGACGGCGGCGAGCACACGCTGTCCCTCACCTACAACACCCAGCTCCTCGACGACGAGTCGGCCCAGCAACTGGTCGGCCGGTACCGGGAGCTGCTGGCGGCGGTCCTCAAGGCCCCTGACGCCGACCTCGCGACGGCGCTTCCCGACCGGCCCGCCCGCCCCGGCACCACCGCCCGTCCCGCACCCGCCGAGGCGGCCCCGGCCCGGGAGGAGGCACCGGCGGAGGCCCGGGCGCCGTTCCGTTCGGACCTGGAGCGCCTGCTGACCGACCTGTGGCGGGAGGTGCTCCACAACGAACACATCACCGTCCACGACAACTTCTTCGACGTCGGCGGACAGTCCCTGGCCCTCGCCCGCATCCACGCGCGCCTGGAGCGCCGACTGGACCGGGAGCTTCCGATGGTGGCGTTCTACGAGCACCCGACCATCGCCGCCCTGGCGGCCCATCTGTCGGGCGACAGCGACCAGGCGTCCACCGGCCCCGCCCCCGACACCGCCTCCGACCTGCGAACGGCACGGCTGCGGGCGGAACGCGCCCGCTCCCTGCAACGGCGCCGCGCGGCGACCTGA
- a CDS encoding phosphopantetheine-binding protein, protein MLHAIWAEALGLEEIGFDDDFLQLGGHSLLAMRITAEAGEAFDIDLPMAVLFRHPTLAAFTVAVEAEIREQELLALSDEQRG, encoded by the coding sequence GTGCTGCACGCCATCTGGGCCGAAGCGCTGGGCCTGGAGGAAATCGGATTCGACGACGACTTTCTCCAGCTGGGGGGCCATTCACTCCTGGCCATGCGGATAACGGCCGAGGCCGGCGAGGCGTTCGACATCGATCTGCCCATGGCCGTGCTCTTCCGGCACCCCACGCTCGCCGCGTTCACGGTGGCCGTGGAGGCCGAGATCCGTGAGCAGGAGCTGCTGGCGCTCTCCGACGAACAGCGGGGGTGA
- a CDS encoding amino acid adenylation domain-containing protein translates to MTVTRTEPMLIHQAFEEQVKRSPDATALATADTKVGYAEANERANRLAHYLRGLGVGGEQRIALLLEPSADYVITVLAVLKAGGCYVPLDSGYPAARLTAILDDTRATVVITRRELLPRLAGHEIRTVLLDDEPGLFAVADDSNPDLPADPDDLAYVVHTSGSSGRPKGVMVSHRGVVRLVREPVWVRLGPDEVIPLLTSICFDVSMFEIWGALLNGGCLVVEPGATTSLRALGRVVRDHGVTTMWLTAGLFHTVVDEGVEALRGVRQLLAGGEAPSAVHVRKALTAHPGMRFINGYGPTEATIFAATHTVDSPSGTGRSVPIGTAVEGTDLRILDDRLEAVADGEPGQLFIGGAGLARGYLHRPALTAERFVPDPYGDGSGSRLYATGDLCVRRPDGAIEYLDRIDRQVKVRGFRVELGEIEATVRCHPAVRDVAVAAHGDSPETRLLVAYPVLDPAIAPAPGTALSELRSWLRDQLPGHMVPDVWRVLPRLPLTSNGKVDRKGLPAPF, encoded by the coding sequence GTGACCGTCACGCGCACCGAGCCGATGCTGATCCATCAGGCCTTCGAGGAACAGGTGAAGAGGAGCCCCGACGCCACGGCGCTCGCCACCGCCGACACGAAGGTCGGGTACGCCGAGGCCAACGAACGGGCCAACCGCTTGGCCCACTACCTGCGCGGCCTCGGAGTGGGCGGCGAGCAGCGCATCGCCCTGCTGCTGGAGCCGTCCGCCGACTATGTGATCACCGTGCTGGCCGTGCTGAAGGCCGGGGGCTGCTACGTGCCCCTCGACAGCGGGTATCCGGCGGCCCGGCTGACGGCGATCCTCGACGACACGCGGGCCACGGTGGTCATCACCCGCCGCGAGCTGCTGCCGCGACTGGCCGGCCACGAGATCCGTACCGTCCTGCTCGACGACGAGCCGGGGCTGTTCGCGGTCGCGGACGACAGCAACCCGGATCTGCCCGCCGACCCCGACGACCTGGCCTACGTGGTGCACACCTCGGGGTCGAGCGGACGCCCCAAGGGGGTCATGGTCAGCCACCGCGGTGTGGTGCGGCTCGTGCGGGAGCCGGTGTGGGTCCGGCTGGGCCCGGACGAGGTCATCCCCCTGCTGACGTCGATCTGCTTCGACGTCTCGATGTTCGAGATCTGGGGGGCGCTGCTCAACGGCGGGTGCCTGGTCGTGGAACCCGGCGCGACGACCTCGCTGCGCGCCCTCGGCCGGGTCGTCCGCGACCACGGTGTCACCACCATGTGGCTCACCGCCGGGCTCTTCCATACCGTGGTCGACGAGGGCGTCGAGGCGCTGCGGGGGGTGAGGCAGCTCCTCGCCGGGGGCGAGGCCCCGTCGGCGGTGCACGTACGCAAGGCGCTGACCGCCCATCCCGGTATGCGCTTCATCAACGGCTACGGGCCCACCGAGGCGACCATCTTCGCGGCCACGCACACGGTCGACTCGCCTTCGGGGACCGGTAGATCGGTCCCCATCGGCACGGCCGTGGAGGGCACCGACCTCCGCATCCTGGACGACCGCCTGGAGGCCGTTGCCGACGGCGAGCCCGGGCAGTTGTTCATCGGCGGCGCCGGGCTGGCCCGCGGCTATCTGCACCGACCCGCCCTCACCGCCGAGCGGTTCGTCCCCGACCCCTACGGAGACGGGAGCGGGAGCAGGCTGTACGCGACCGGGGACCTCTGCGTCCGCCGGCCCGACGGCGCGATCGAGTACCTCGACCGGATCGACCGCCAGGTCAAGGTGCGGGGCTTCCGGGTCGAACTGGGCGAGATCGAGGCCACGGTCAGATGCCATCCCGCGGTCCGGGACGTGGCCGTGGCCGCGCACGGCGACAGCCCGGAGACCCGTCTGCTCGTCGCCTACCCGGTGCTCGACCCCGCGATCGCGCCTGCCCCGGGCACAGCGCTGTCCGAACTGCGCTCCTGGCTGCGGGACCAGCTCCCCGGGCACATGGTTCCCGACGTCTGGCGGGTGCTGCCGAGGCTGCCCCTGACCTCGAACGGCAAGGTCGACCGCAAGGGCCTGCCCGCTCCGTTCTGA
- a CDS encoding non-ribosomal peptide synthetase translates to MFNLSTSQEIVWLHEQMLPGSRSYNFTGVLDLRGTLDVTALRTSLAEVMAHHPGLRLELVNRVGELPAQRVREDAEPRFCTTDLTGESDPEAAFLSLLSQEAEKPLETDRAPMLRWHLVKQEESFHRLIQVEHHLTHDGRSFAILLHDVFTSYQAHVRGQRPELLPTRSYEEFVRAASADRTDDRKRSLAHWQEQLRDVPFSAALPGLTTPGAVRRHHGRQFRQRISAELAERLRERSRKSGHTPFSTLLTLFGELLRRHSGQRELVIGTAVGNRPPGAERSIGMFVNTLPLRVSLRPDATGTTAVDDVTDSLLRALPHQDVPVQELTRTLGLHTSGADNPLFNVMFSAHDAALPELDTPGLDVSLFEGFNTGTTRFDLDVVLLPDDRRAVGPRSGPGGMILIWDHDADLFTPAAADLLAERFLELVRAYLDAPDTALSALAVPLSDSPAVLTDSPIAPEALDPLGAHDPSSPALITGNGQLTYGELDRRVSELVERMHDAGVVAGQPVAAVLPRGVDSVVALLACLRSGAVYAPLSPRDPAARLGTLLERLRPALVLATRESSLALPADCVPALLDGPAFPPAAPATPLKDAAYVIHTSGSTGVPKGVVVGRTALAHYTGAIGRRYALTARDKVLLFAQPSFDVALEEVLPALAAGSALVLPQREIPTGAELAAVLALRGVTVANLPTNYFLASQEALREALRDGRWAPRLIVLGGERLPARSLRGLKADTGAVVLNAYGVTEATVSSTVHEILDEDLATAGDIPLGVELPGVQVHVLDDARQPLPPGAVGELAIAGVALADGYLGRDDLTEARFVSPPALGGQRVYLTGDWGYRDVEGRLFFLGRRDNQIKLRGHRIELEEIEAAASAELGGRPCSVILDQDGDNGPRLIGFVQGAEQPDQSALTAALTRTLPGALLPSRWFGLAEIPTMASGKPDRAALTRIATELGAAEAEPSHSAADFTDAGQALLARAWREVLGHDRFAADSHFFEVGGHSLLAAQLAAWLEPHLDSRPQLRTFFQHPVLADQADVLALSSGAEACRR, encoded by the coding sequence GTGTTCAATCTGTCCACCTCCCAAGAAATCGTCTGGCTGCACGAACAGATGCTTCCCGGCAGCCGCAGCTACAACTTCACCGGGGTACTGGATCTGCGGGGCACACTCGACGTGACAGCCCTCAGGACCTCCCTGGCGGAGGTCATGGCCCACCACCCGGGACTGCGCCTGGAGTTGGTGAACAGGGTCGGCGAACTGCCTGCCCAGCGCGTCCGGGAGGACGCCGAACCGCGCTTTTGCACCACGGACCTGACCGGCGAATCCGACCCGGAGGCCGCCTTCCTGAGCCTGCTGTCCCAGGAGGCCGAGAAGCCCCTGGAGACCGACCGCGCGCCGATGCTCCGATGGCATCTGGTGAAACAAGAAGAGTCCTTTCACCGCCTGATCCAGGTCGAACACCATCTGACGCACGACGGCCGGTCCTTCGCCATTCTGCTGCACGATGTATTCACCTCCTATCAGGCCCATGTTCGGGGACAGCGCCCCGAATTACTCCCCACTCGCTCCTACGAGGAGTTCGTTCGCGCGGCGTCCGCTGACAGGACGGACGACCGGAAGCGGAGCCTGGCCCACTGGCAGGAGCAGCTGCGCGACGTCCCCTTCAGCGCCGCCCTGCCCGGCCTCACCACACCCGGCGCGGTGCGCCGCCACCACGGCCGGCAGTTCCGCCAGCGAATTTCGGCCGAGCTGGCCGAGCGCCTGCGGGAGCGCTCCCGCAAGAGCGGCCACACGCCGTTCAGCACACTGCTCACCCTCTTCGGCGAGTTGCTGCGCCGCCACAGCGGACAGCGCGAGCTGGTCATCGGCACCGCCGTCGGCAACCGACCGCCGGGGGCGGAGCGGTCCATCGGCATGTTCGTGAACACGCTGCCGCTCAGGGTGAGTCTGCGACCGGACGCGACCGGGACGACGGCCGTCGACGACGTCACCGACTCCCTGCTGCGGGCGCTCCCGCACCAGGACGTGCCCGTCCAGGAACTCACCCGAACGCTCGGACTGCACACGAGCGGCGCGGACAATCCGCTGTTCAACGTCATGTTCAGCGCGCACGACGCGGCGCTGCCGGAGCTCGACACCCCCGGCCTGGACGTCTCCCTCTTCGAGGGGTTCAACACCGGCACCACCCGCTTCGACCTCGACGTCGTCCTCCTTCCCGACGACCGCAGGGCCGTCGGCCCCCGCAGCGGCCCCGGCGGGATGATCCTGATCTGGGACCACGACGCCGACCTGTTCACCCCCGCCGCCGCCGATCTGCTCGCGGAGCGGTTCCTGGAACTCGTACGCGCCTATCTGGACGCCCCCGACACGGCGTTGAGCGCCCTCGCGGTACCTCTGTCGGACTCGCCGGCGGTGCTCACCGACAGCCCCATCGCCCCGGAGGCGCTCGACCCGCTCGGCGCGCACGATCCCTCCTCCCCCGCGCTGATCACCGGTAACGGCCAACTGACCTACGGCGAGCTCGACCGCCGGGTGTCGGAACTCGTCGAGCGGATGCACGACGCCGGGGTGGTCGCCGGGCAGCCCGTGGCCGCCGTGCTGCCGCGGGGCGTCGACAGCGTCGTCGCCCTGCTGGCCTGTCTGCGGTCCGGCGCGGTGTACGCGCCGCTCTCGCCCCGGGACCCCGCCGCCCGGCTCGGCACGCTCCTGGAACGGCTGCGGCCCGCCCTGGTGCTCGCTACCCGGGAAAGCTCCCTCGCGCTGCCGGCCGACTGCGTTCCCGCCCTGCTGGACGGGCCCGCCTTCCCCCCGGCCGCGCCGGCCACCCCGCTGAAGGACGCCGCCTACGTCATCCACACCTCCGGCTCGACCGGAGTGCCCAAGGGCGTCGTGGTCGGCCGGACGGCACTGGCCCACTACACCGGCGCGATCGGCCGGCGCTACGCGCTGACCGCGCGGGACAAGGTGCTGCTGTTCGCGCAGCCCTCCTTCGACGTCGCGCTCGAAGAGGTGCTGCCCGCCCTGGCAGCAGGAAGCGCCCTGGTCCTTCCTCAGCGCGAGATCCCCACCGGGGCCGAACTCGCCGCGGTCCTCGCCCTGCGCGGGGTCACCGTGGCCAACCTGCCCACCAACTACTTCCTCGCCTCCCAGGAGGCCCTGCGCGAGGCCCTGCGCGACGGCCGCTGGGCGCCCCGGCTGATCGTGCTCGGCGGGGAACGGCTGCCGGCCCGAAGCCTGCGGGGCCTGAAGGCCGACACCGGGGCCGTGGTGCTCAACGCCTACGGCGTCACCGAGGCCACCGTCTCCTCCACGGTGCACGAGATCCTCGACGAGGATCTGGCCACCGCGGGCGACATCCCGCTCGGCGTCGAACTGCCCGGTGTACAGGTGCACGTACTGGACGACGCACGGCAGCCGCTGCCGCCGGGCGCCGTGGGTGAACTCGCCATCGCCGGAGTCGCGTTGGCCGACGGATACCTCGGCCGGGACGATCTCACCGAGGCCCGGTTCGTCAGTCCGCCCGCGCTCGGCGGGCAGCGGGTCTACCTCACCGGCGACTGGGGCTACCGGGACGTCGAGGGCCGGCTGTTCTTCCTCGGCCGCCGGGACAACCAGATCAAGCTGCGCGGTCACCGGATCGAACTGGAGGAGATCGAGGCGGCTGCCTCGGCCGAACTCGGCGGCCGTCCCTGCTCGGTGATCCTCGATCAGGACGGCGACAACGGCCCACGGCTGATCGGTTTCGTGCAGGGCGCCGAACAGCCCGACCAGAGCGCGCTGACGGCCGCGTTGACCCGGACCCTGCCGGGCGCCCTGCTGCCCAGCCGGTGGTTCGGCCTGGCGGAGATCCCCACCATGGCCAGCGGCAAGCCGGACCGGGCCGCCCTCACCCGGATCGCGACGGAACTCGGCGCGGCCGAGGCGGAGCCCTCGCACAGCGCCGCCGACTTCACCGACGCCGGACAGGCCCTGCTGGCCCGGGCCTGGCGAGAGGTCCTCGGCCACGACCGGTTCGCCGCCGACTCGCACTTCTTCGAGGTCGGCGGGCACTCCCTGCTGGCCGCGCAGCTCGCCGCCTGGCTGGAACCGCACCTGGACAGCCGGCCCCAGCTGCGCACTTTCTTCCAGCACCCCGTACTGGCGGACCAGGCCGACGTCCTGGCCCTCTCCTCCGGCGCAGAGGCGTGCCGGCGGTGA